One window from the genome of Paenibacillus azoreducens encodes:
- a CDS encoding sensor histidine kinase yields MRSFFNKLQWKIILLFFLSVGLAVGTFSLLIPLLSAIYDRYPTFRYATKLHTIRYGLFRINEIASFPVWQAVMVAFLFIFYVLLLSWGTTRKLTSIFKGVKRMEEGNMDERIRVRSNDEIGMLADQINTMAERLQISLQEERMATQAKNELITNVSHDLRTPLTSIIGYLRLIEEDKYKDEVELRYYVNIAYEKSKRMNRLVSDLFDYTRMGFGQIPLNKTSIDLVQLSGQLTAEFTLQLKNHQMEIELFPPQDKLWIYGDGDKIMQAFENLITNAMRYGKEGKKIHVHVAKENEEAVVRVINFGPPIPSMELPYIFDRFYRVEKSRSLDTGGAGLGLAIVKSIIELHDGSITATSSPQQTEFIVRLPLSEVKQ; encoded by the coding sequence ATGCGTAGTTTTTTTAATAAGCTGCAGTGGAAAATTATACTGTTGTTTTTTCTCAGCGTCGGGTTGGCGGTGGGTACGTTTTCGCTCCTGATACCTTTGCTTTCCGCAATTTATGACCGCTATCCGACCTTCCGCTATGCGACTAAACTTCACACGATCCGGTACGGCTTGTTCCGTATAAACGAAATCGCCAGCTTTCCAGTTTGGCAGGCCGTCATGGTTGCATTCCTGTTCATTTTCTATGTGCTGCTGCTCAGCTGGGGGACGACCCGCAAACTGACAAGCATCTTCAAAGGCGTAAAGCGGATGGAAGAAGGAAATATGGATGAACGGATCCGGGTCCGCTCCAATGACGAAATCGGCATGCTCGCCGACCAGATCAACACGATGGCCGAGCGGCTGCAAATCTCCCTGCAGGAGGAACGGATGGCCACACAGGCGAAAAATGAGCTGATCACCAACGTATCCCATGATTTGCGGACGCCGTTAACGTCTATTATCGGCTATCTAAGATTAATCGAAGAGGATAAGTACAAGGATGAAGTGGAGCTTAGATATTACGTCAATATCGCATATGAGAAGTCCAAACGCATGAACCGGCTTGTGAGCGACTTGTTCGATTATACTAGGATGGGCTTCGGCCAAATCCCGCTAAACAAGACATCCATTGATTTGGTGCAGCTGAGCGGCCAGTTAACGGCGGAATTCACCCTTCAGCTGAAAAACCACCAGATGGAAATCGAACTGTTCCCGCCGCAGGATAAACTTTGGATTTATGGGGACGGAGATAAAATCATGCAGGCATTTGAAAATCTGATCACCAATGCAATGCGCTACGGCAAAGAGGGCAAAAAAATTCACGTCCATGTTGCCAAGGAAAACGAAGAGGCCGTGGTGAGGGTTATTAATTTCGGTCCTCCGATTCCATCCATGGAATTGCCTTATATTTTCGACAGGTTCTATCGCGTGGAAAAATCGCGTTCCCTGGATACGGGCGGCGCCGGCCTCGGCCTGGCTATCGTCAAAAGCATTATCGAACTGCATGACGGCAGCATTACGGCAACCAGTTCTCCGCAACAAACCGAATTTATCGTTCGCCTTCCCCTAAGCGAAGTTAAACAGTGA
- a CDS encoding MFS transporter, with the protein MEDKKWDLAALASIPLIMTLGNSMLIPILPLISQQLHVGPFQVSMLITVYAIVAILLIPIAGYLSDRFGRKVVIVPSLAIAAAGGAVSGAAAWMSSGMTTYWIILAGRLLQGIGAAGAFPIVLPLVGDMFKEEDDVSKSLGIIETSNTFGKVLSPILGAALAIVLWYLPFLAIPVLCVLSLLLVLIFVKAPKKKNSGDMTIRQFLADTRNILREKGRWLYAIFAVGGISMFILFGVLFYLSETLEMEYNLHGVIKGLVLAIPLAVLCLASYAAGKWIGKHKKRMKWTGFAGMGLLTLCLIITGFSSQIVFVISFFSLCGAGIGMALPCMDALITEGIEQKQRGTITSLYSSMRFIGVSLGPPAVSLLMKTNHWVLFGVMAAISAVGGLLTLFAVKPEQDKTDTPQARTEPAAGGWMMREKAR; encoded by the coding sequence ATGGAAGACAAAAAATGGGACCTTGCTGCGCTTGCATCCATCCCCTTGATCATGACGCTGGGCAATTCGATGCTCATCCCCATTTTGCCGCTTATTTCCCAGCAGCTGCATGTCGGTCCTTTTCAAGTCAGCATGCTCATTACCGTTTATGCTATAGTAGCCATTTTATTAATTCCCATCGCCGGATATTTATCCGACCGATTCGGGCGGAAGGTGGTCATTGTCCCCAGTTTGGCCATTGCCGCCGCAGGCGGAGCGGTATCGGGAGCGGCTGCCTGGATGTCCAGCGGAATGACGACTTACTGGATCATACTCGCAGGAAGGCTTCTTCAGGGCATCGGCGCTGCCGGAGCTTTTCCCATTGTGCTTCCGCTGGTGGGGGACATGTTCAAGGAGGAAGATGACGTCAGCAAAAGTCTGGGGATCATTGAAACCTCCAACACCTTCGGCAAGGTGTTAAGTCCTATTCTCGGAGCGGCGTTAGCGATTGTGCTTTGGTATTTGCCGTTCCTGGCCATACCGGTGCTGTGCGTATTATCTTTGCTGCTGGTTCTTATTTTTGTCAAAGCTCCCAAGAAGAAAAACAGCGGCGATATGACCATCAGGCAATTTCTTGCCGACACCCGAAACATTTTGCGGGAAAAAGGAAGATGGCTGTATGCCATTTTTGCCGTCGGCGGGATCAGCATGTTTATTTTATTCGGGGTGCTTTTTTATTTATCCGAAACGCTTGAAATGGAGTACAATCTGCATGGGGTCATCAAAGGTTTGGTGCTGGCGATTCCGCTGGCCGTGCTTTGCTTGGCTTCCTATGCCGCAGGCAAATGGATCGGCAAACACAAAAAGCGGATGAAATGGACGGGATTCGCTGGGATGGGGCTTCTGACCTTATGCCTGATCATTACCGGCTTCAGCAGCCAGATTGTTTTTGTGATTTCGTTTTTTTCGTTGTGCGGCGCCGGAATCGGCATGGCTCTGCCTTGCATGGATGCGCTGATTACGGAAGGCATTGAGCAAAAACAGAGGGGTACCATTACATCTTTATACAGCAGCATGAGGTTTATCGGAGTATCGCTGGGGCCGCCAGCGGTGTCGCTTCTAATGAAAACCAATCATTGGGTGCTGTTTGGCGTGATGGCTGCTATAAGCGCTGTTGGAGGCCTGCTGACCTTGTTCGCTGTGAAGCCGGAGCAGGATAAAACGGATACTCCCCAAGCCCGGACCGAACCGGCGGCAGGCGGATGGATGATGCGCGAGAAGGCACGTTGA
- the helD gene encoding RNA polymerase recycling motor HelD yields the protein MDLNDQQWQHEQRRVDQVTEKIAVRKGALEAEVGVVRSDVVELRKDFWDEVRVNFSSADDLGETSTSLRQQSQVLSERERAHLQSSETLKKLKLLSKSPYFGRIDFKENGDERTEQIYLGIASFLDDDQETFLIYDWRAPVSSLYYDGAPGPASYQTPSGEIGGTMELKRQFAIRDGHIKAMFDTGVTIGDELLQQVLSHSSDHQMKSIVATIQKEQNAVIRNDKSRMLVVQGAAGSGKTSAALQRVAYLLYKYRETLKADQIILFSPNPMFNSYVSSVLPELGEDNMLQTTFQAYLEHRLSREFDLEDVFSQLESILKAEDGPWLKVKRASIGYKSSTHFLETIRRYKDDLEQTGMKFKPVRFKGRLIVSEEVMLEKFYSFDPAVRLANRVELMRDWLLKELARFAKNERTASWVDDQIELLDPDEYQKAYTRMRRKQTGKDAGFDDYERERSLLAKMVVNEWLKPVRKWIKRKRFVDVKAMYIELFTNRELFLRVSGEAGIPDEWDEASRQTVSMIQEGKLAYEDVTPYLYLEDLVKGFRVNNVIRHVFIDEVQDYSPFQLEYVKRIFPRARMTALGDLNQGIYAHTNALGGSLESLTQLYGAEDTEVVSLTRSYRSTLEIVDFTRGMMPGGESIIPFNRSGEKPLIQLADSREKLHRGIVEDIRHLNGQGYEHTAIICKTAEECEQVYDSLKDELPLKKISKTTPSFVTGTLVIPSYLAKGVEFDAVVIYDASENSYFRESERKLFYTVCTRAMHLLHIHSLGTPCRFIRDTGEEKYIVQP from the coding sequence ATGGATTTAAACGATCAGCAGTGGCAGCACGAGCAGCGGCGGGTGGATCAGGTAACTGAAAAAATCGCCGTGCGCAAAGGAGCGCTGGAAGCGGAAGTAGGCGTTGTCCGGAGCGATGTGGTTGAGCTGCGGAAGGATTTCTGGGATGAAGTCAGAGTAAACTTCAGCAGCGCCGATGACCTAGGGGAGACGTCCACCAGCTTGCGTCAGCAATCCCAAGTATTGTCCGAACGGGAACGTGCGCATTTGCAATCCTCGGAGACTTTAAAGAAGTTGAAGCTTTTGTCCAAATCGCCTTATTTCGGACGGATTGATTTTAAGGAAAACGGGGACGAACGGACAGAACAAATTTATCTGGGCATCGCTTCTTTTCTGGACGATGATCAGGAAACCTTTTTGATTTACGACTGGCGGGCCCCGGTATCCAGCCTATATTATGATGGAGCTCCCGGTCCCGCGTCCTATCAGACGCCGAGCGGAGAGATTGGCGGGACGATGGAACTGAAACGCCAGTTTGCCATCAGGGATGGCCACATCAAAGCGATGTTCGACACCGGCGTGACAATCGGCGACGAGCTGCTGCAGCAAGTGCTCAGTCATTCCTCGGATCATCAAATGAAAAGCATCGTGGCAACCATCCAAAAGGAACAAAATGCAGTCATCCGCAACGATAAAAGCAGGATGCTGGTCGTGCAGGGAGCAGCGGGCAGCGGTAAAACGTCGGCCGCGCTGCAGCGGGTTGCGTATTTGCTTTATAAATACCGCGAGACGTTAAAAGCGGACCAAATCATCCTTTTCTCACCGAATCCGATGTTCAACAGCTATGTTTCATCCGTGCTGCCTGAACTCGGTGAAGATAATATGCTGCAAACCACTTTTCAGGCTTACCTGGAGCACCGCTTGAGCAGGGAGTTTGACCTGGAGGATGTTTTTTCGCAGCTGGAGTCGATTTTGAAAGCAGAGGATGGTCCGTGGTTAAAGGTTAAGCGGGCATCGATCGGCTATAAATCTTCAACGCATTTTCTGGAGACGATCCGCAGGTACAAGGATGATTTGGAGCAGACCGGCATGAAATTCAAACCCGTTCGTTTCAAGGGGCGTCTGATCGTGTCGGAGGAGGTTATGCTGGAGAAGTTCTACAGTTTTGATCCGGCGGTGCGGCTGGCGAATCGGGTCGAGCTGATGCGGGATTGGCTTCTCAAAGAGCTGGCCCGGTTTGCCAAAAACGAACGCACGGCTTCATGGGTCGATGATCAAATCGAATTGCTGGACCCGGATGAATACCAAAAGGCCTATACACGGATGCGCCGCAAGCAGACCGGGAAAGATGCCGGTTTTGACGATTATGAACGTGAGCGCAGCCTGCTGGCCAAAATGGTTGTAAACGAGTGGTTGAAACCTGTACGCAAATGGATTAAGCGGAAGAGGTTTGTGGATGTTAAAGCGATGTATATAGAGCTCTTTACCAATCGGGAACTGTTCCTGCGCGTCAGCGGTGAAGCCGGAATTCCGGATGAATGGGATGAGGCAAGCAGGCAGACGGTGAGCATGATACAGGAGGGAAAACTGGCCTATGAGGATGTGACTCCTTATCTCTATTTGGAGGATCTTGTGAAAGGTTTCCGGGTTAATAATGTCATACGTCATGTTTTCATTGATGAGGTTCAGGATTATTCTCCATTCCAGCTTGAATATGTAAAAAGGATTTTTCCGCGTGCCCGCATGACGGCGCTTGGGGATTTGAACCAGGGGATCTACGCGCATACGAATGCGCTGGGAGGCAGTTTGGAGTCGCTGACGCAGCTCTATGGGGCGGAGGATACCGAAGTCGTTTCTCTAACCCGCAGCTACCGTTCCACACTGGAAATCGTTGATTTCACGCGCGGCATGATGCCGGGAGGCGAGTCGATCATACCGTTTAACCGCTCAGGCGAAAAACCTCTTATCCAACTTGCCGACAGCAGGGAGAAACTGCATCGCGGCATTGTGGAGGATATCCGGCATCTTAACGGGCAGGGATACGAACATACGGCTATTATTTGCAAAACGGCAGAGGAATGCGAGCAGGTTTACGATTCGCTTAAGGATGAGCTTCCTCTCAAAAAAATCAGCAAGACGACCCCATCGTTCGTAACAGGCACGTTGGTGATTCCGTCTTATCTGGCTAAAGGCGTGGAGTTTGATGCAGTGGTCATTTATGACGCTTCGGAAAATTCATATTTCAGGGAGTCGGAACGGAAGCTGTTTTATACCGTGTGTACGCGCGCGATGCATCTGCTGCATATCCATAGTCTGGGTACGCCTTGCCGGTTTATTCGGGATACGGGCGAAGAAAAATATATAGTGCAGCCTTAG
- a CDS encoding aromatic acid exporter family protein codes for MTFGARMLKTGIAVTLALYISMWLHLSSPVISAVAAIFAMQPSIYRSWRYFLDQIQTNTLGAVLALIAGLVFSNEPIAVGLVCIIVIMICLKLNMGDTIGLTLVTVIVVMEASGQWQFALTRFSLSLIGIVSAFLINILLFPPKPKVQFIGQIQTTFAQMSLLMRTAISDEIKENVFRDKKRALEDSIKSLSDKYKLLEEEQKKMKRPKFSQNRHLVVYKQMLNTLRKGREVLDAVEEHYFQSERPEEMDSLFDQQLEKLIKVHEYVLLKFDDNLKPNSCEANELLQESDEFFQQVLTYTAAHAEHSLRLSIVASTMYDYGYQLERLNRLVEHYHKSDDEALWLSWLKK; via the coding sequence TTGACATTCGGAGCACGTATGTTGAAGACGGGAATCGCCGTCACGCTCGCCTTATATATCAGCATGTGGCTACATTTATCCTCGCCGGTTATTTCGGCTGTGGCGGCCATATTCGCCATGCAGCCGTCGATCTATCGTTCCTGGCGATATTTTCTGGACCAGATCCAGACGAATACGCTCGGGGCCGTTTTGGCTTTGATTGCAGGCCTTGTATTTTCCAATGAGCCTATTGCCGTCGGTCTCGTTTGCATTATCGTCATTATGATTTGTTTGAAGCTAAACATGGGGGATACGATTGGCCTGACGCTGGTAACCGTCATCGTCGTAATGGAAGCTTCCGGTCAATGGCAGTTTGCCTTAACGCGTTTTTCACTTAGCTTAATTGGCATCGTATCCGCGTTTTTGATTAATATTTTGCTGTTTCCGCCGAAACCGAAAGTGCAGTTTATAGGCCAGATTCAGACCACGTTCGCTCAAATGTCGCTGCTGATGCGTACGGCTATCTCGGATGAGATCAAGGAAAATGTTTTCCGGGATAAAAAAAGAGCGCTGGAAGATTCCATTAAATCGCTATCGGACAAATACAAGCTGCTGGAAGAAGAGCAGAAAAAAATGAAGCGCCCGAAATTCAGCCAAAACCGCCATCTTGTGGTGTACAAGCAGATGCTGAATACGCTGCGAAAAGGCCGGGAGGTGCTGGATGCGGTAGAGGAGCATTATTTTCAGTCGGAGCGGCCTGAAGAGATGGACTCGCTGTTTGACCAGCAGCTCGAGAAGCTGATTAAAGTTCATGAATATGTGCTGCTCAAATTCGATGATAATCTGAAGCCAAACAGTTGCGAGGCCAATGAACTGCTTCAGGAGAGCGACGAGTTTTTTCAACAGGTGCTGACGTATACCGCAGCGCATGCGGAACATAGTTTGCGTTTGTCCATTGTTGCTTCGACCATGTACGATTATGGCTATCAGTTGGAGCGGCTGAACAGGCTCGTCGAACATTACCATAAGTCCGATGACGAGGCGTTGTGGTTGTCATGGCTGAAGAAGTAA
- a CDS encoding AraC family transcriptional regulator encodes MDEDIKRELYRLNNMEKIQKVTGQFIMDHPKKSFSEENGNMKLLNEYFFKNKDIYVSKHNRYAEYPYHSHQFLELNYMLQGECRQIIEGKEEMLQEGELLLLDSGCRHLIKATGDHDILINILFRDQNINLEWLTGIKKKNSLVYDFLLNSTVAGNRMKKYIIFKSANIPHIRQILEQIITEYFRDEEFSTKIITLYLPILFTELVRKCDTYLSDEVKNLHSETNNVALNTLQLIEQDYRDITLSSAAEKLGYNKNYLSNVIKKKTGSTFTELVNKQKILAANLLIESTSMPINDIIEQVGFQNKTYFYSLYKKEHQMLPLQKRAGI; translated from the coding sequence ATGGATGAAGATATAAAAAGAGAGCTTTACCGTTTAAACAACATGGAAAAAATCCAAAAAGTAACAGGTCAATTTATCATGGATCATCCCAAGAAATCATTTTCCGAGGAAAATGGAAACATGAAATTGCTGAACGAGTATTTTTTCAAAAACAAGGATATTTATGTCAGCAAACATAATCGATACGCGGAGTATCCTTACCATTCGCATCAATTTCTTGAGTTAAACTACATGCTTCAGGGAGAATGTCGACAAATCATCGAAGGAAAGGAGGAAATGCTGCAGGAAGGCGAGTTGCTTTTACTCGACAGCGGCTGCCGCCATTTGATTAAAGCAACCGGCGATCATGATATTTTAATCAACATTTTATTCCGCGATCAAAACATCAACTTGGAATGGCTTACGGGGATCAAAAAGAAAAACAGTCTTGTGTATGATTTTCTGCTCAATTCAACCGTTGCCGGCAATCGAATGAAAAAATACATCATTTTTAAAAGCGCTAACATTCCGCATATCCGGCAAATTTTAGAACAAATTATTACTGAATATTTTCGGGACGAGGAATTTTCGACCAAAATTATTACGCTTTATCTGCCGATCTTATTCACCGAACTTGTCCGTAAATGCGATACCTATTTATCCGATGAAGTCAAAAACCTGCACTCCGAGACAAACAATGTCGCGCTGAACACGCTGCAGCTCATCGAGCAGGATTACCGCGATATTACATTAAGCTCGGCGGCGGAAAAATTAGGCTACAACAAAAATTATTTAAGCAATGTCATTAAAAAGAAAACCGGGTCCACGTTCACGGAACTCGTCAACAAGCAAAAAATCTTGGCCGCCAATCTGCTCATTGAATCGACCAGCATGCCAATAAATGACATTATTGAACAAGTCGGCTTTCAAAATAAAACCTATTTTTATTCGCTTTATAAAAAAGAGCATCAGATGCTGCCGCTGCAAAAGCGTGCAGGTATTTAA
- a CDS encoding D-alanyl-D-alanine carboxypeptidase family protein: protein MTVKNKKKKRAYIFMLLVIFAIVLAASTTMIRFPLFKIEASSAVLMDVKTGKVYYEHNASTALPPASMSKMMTELLVLKNIAEGRNSWDEPVTASRYAARVTGAKIGLRPGETLPLRTMFEAMAIHSANDATIALAEHIGGSEQAFVTEMNMMAHEIGLSSRTVFANATGLSSDDLKPFKSAASDGETVMTAKDLARMARYLIQTYPEVLKTTDQTELYIPEKKLTLHTTNAMLPGEVFAYNGNDGFKTGYTERAGYCFTGTSERNGKRFVAVVMGSKSTDQRFEAAAKMFDYGFGVRGAGINGWLKQVVQAIR from the coding sequence ATGACAGTAAAAAACAAGAAAAAAAAGAGAGCGTACATATTCATGCTGCTCGTCATATTCGCAATCGTGCTGGCGGCTTCCACGACAATGATCCGGTTTCCATTATTTAAAATCGAAGCTTCTTCCGCCGTGCTTATGGATGTGAAGACGGGAAAAGTATATTATGAACATAACGCATCTACGGCGCTTCCTCCGGCCAGCATGTCCAAAATGATGACGGAACTGCTGGTGCTGAAGAATATTGCGGAAGGCCGCAATTCCTGGGACGAACCTGTAACGGCAAGCCGGTATGCCGCACGCGTGACGGGAGCCAAAATCGGACTTCGGCCCGGCGAAACGCTGCCGCTGCGCACGATGTTTGAGGCGATGGCGATCCATTCGGCCAATGATGCCACCATTGCGCTAGCAGAACATATCGGTGGAAGCGAGCAAGCATTCGTGACCGAAATGAACATGATGGCGCATGAGATCGGTTTATCGTCCAGAACCGTATTCGCTAACGCTACCGGCTTATCTTCGGACGATCTGAAGCCGTTCAAGTCTGCTGCGTCCGATGGGGAAACGGTCATGACCGCCAAGGACCTGGCCAGAATGGCGCGCTATTTGATCCAGACATACCCGGAGGTATTGAAAACAACAGATCAAACGGAATTGTACATCCCTGAAAAAAAATTAACCTTGCACACGACAAATGCCATGCTGCCTGGAGAAGTATTCGCTTATAACGGCAATGACGGCTTCAAAACGGGTTATACGGAGCGGGCGGGCTACTGCTTCACTGGTACCTCGGAAAGAAATGGCAAACGTTTTGTAGCCGTAGTAATGGGTTCCAAGAGTACCGACCAGCGTTTTGAGGCGGCTGCCAAAATGTTTGACTACGGTTTTGGCGTTCGCGGTGCGGGTATAAACGGATGGTTGAAGCAGGTGGTGCAGGCGATCCGTTAA
- a CDS encoding response regulator transcription factor, whose product MRNILVVDDDKEIANLISIYLKNEGFQIVCAHDGEEALKVLDSSPDPFDLIVLDVMMPKMDGLEVCRQIRDRASVIPILMLSAKTEDMDKILGLMTGADDYMIKPFNPLELTVRVKTLLRRTFQYNTDTRGSDDTILQIQDVEINRSTHRVTASGNDVQLTGREFDILGLLAQHPGRVFSAEEIFQRVWKEKYYVSNNTVMVHISNLRDKLEKELGYKLIQTVWGVGYKIDA is encoded by the coding sequence ATGAGAAACATACTGGTCGTTGACGACGACAAAGAAATTGCCAATCTGATTTCCATCTATTTGAAAAATGAAGGTTTCCAAATCGTTTGCGCCCATGACGGCGAAGAGGCGTTAAAGGTTCTGGATAGCTCCCCCGACCCTTTTGATCTCATCGTACTGGACGTTATGATGCCCAAAATGGACGGACTCGAAGTATGCAGACAAATCCGCGACAGAGCTTCCGTCATCCCGATTCTGATGCTCAGCGCCAAAACGGAGGACATGGACAAAATCCTCGGGCTGATGACCGGAGCGGATGACTATATGATCAAACCCTTCAATCCGCTGGAGCTGACCGTTAGAGTCAAAACGCTGCTGCGGCGCACGTTCCAATACAATACGGACACGCGCGGCTCCGATGATACGATCCTTCAAATCCAGGACGTTGAGATCAACCGCAGCACGCACCGGGTAACCGCAAGCGGCAACGACGTCCAGCTGACGGGACGGGAATTCGATATTTTGGGCCTGCTTGCCCAGCATCCAGGGCGGGTATTCAGCGCGGAAGAAATATTCCAGCGGGTATGGAAGGAAAAATATTACGTTTCCAACAATACGGTCATGGTTCATATCAGCAATCTCCGGGACAAGCTCGAAAAAGAGCTGGGTTATAAGCTGATTCAAACCGTGTGGGGAGTAGGTTATAAAATCGATGCGTAG
- a CDS encoding adenine deaminase translates to MKTAARERRPFAEIVPELVAAARGDKKASLVIQNVRLVNVVSGEILPGMSIAVSNERIVYVGRDVSHTVGETTQIIDAGGKYAAPGLLDGHCHIESTQMTATEFARAVLPLGTTGGFFDAHEISNVLGLDGLRFMLEEARSTPLAAYMQVASCVPSTHPGLETTGAMIGPEEVAEALSWGDDMIGLGEVMNFPDVVYGDDKMIGEIQATLRAGKIADGHFTWKADDWRLPVYAASGINGDHECVTAEDVIERIRLGMYAKMRQGSAWHDVAATIKSHTEGGIDTRRMILVTDDRSSESLMNEGHMNYVVRHAIAQGVKPVTAFQMATINTAERFGLSRDIGAIVPGAYADIILLDGNLADVNVVMTIAAGQVVAENGRMTADWERYPIPESALKTVKMERKLHAGDFAISAPIADGKAEVRAIEVVENHVETIERHLWVNVKNNTVLLDPADGLCKMAVFERHGKDGGHALGILAGIGFTKPAAIAMTVAHDSHNLTVIGNDDELMARAGNLVADMQGGVVMLTEDSMSEFPLAVGGIMSNQPFETVARQSEGISQALIAAGCPLNNAFMTLSLLALVVIPEIRLSDKGLVRISSEGIDIVPLFITQAAEK, encoded by the coding sequence TTGAAAACAGCAGCAAGGGAAAGAAGACCTTTCGCGGAAATAGTGCCGGAGCTGGTAGCAGCTGCGCGCGGAGATAAAAAAGCAAGTTTGGTCATTCAAAATGTCCGTTTGGTGAATGTGGTATCCGGCGAGATCTTGCCGGGGATGTCGATTGCGGTGAGCAACGAACGGATCGTATATGTGGGACGGGATGTGAGCCATACGGTTGGTGAGACAACGCAAATCATCGATGCAGGCGGAAAATACGCCGCGCCGGGACTGCTTGACGGCCACTGCCATATCGAAAGCACGCAAATGACGGCAACGGAATTTGCTCGGGCCGTTCTTCCTCTTGGGACGACAGGGGGATTTTTCGATGCGCATGAAATATCCAATGTACTGGGTCTCGACGGGCTGCGGTTCATGCTGGAGGAAGCCAGATCAACCCCGCTTGCTGCATACATGCAAGTCGCTTCCTGCGTGCCTTCCACGCATCCGGGGCTGGAAACGACCGGCGCAATGATCGGGCCTGAGGAGGTCGCTGAAGCGCTAAGCTGGGGCGATGATATGATTGGTCTTGGCGAGGTGATGAATTTCCCGGACGTCGTCTACGGCGACGACAAAATGATCGGGGAAATTCAGGCGACGCTGCGCGCAGGCAAAATCGCTGACGGGCATTTCACCTGGAAAGCGGATGACTGGCGTCTGCCGGTGTATGCCGCGAGCGGAATCAACGGGGATCATGAATGCGTTACGGCAGAGGATGTTATCGAACGGATCCGGCTCGGAATGTATGCCAAAATGCGGCAGGGTTCGGCCTGGCATGATGTTGCGGCGACGATCAAGTCCCACACCGAAGGTGGAATTGACACGCGCCGGATGATTCTGGTCACCGATGACCGGAGTTCCGAGTCGCTGATGAATGAAGGGCATATGAATTACGTCGTCCGTCATGCCATCGCGCAGGGGGTTAAGCCGGTTACGGCCTTTCAGATGGCGACGATCAATACGGCCGAACGTTTCGGTTTGTCGCGGGATATCGGCGCCATCGTTCCTGGAGCGTATGCGGATATCATTCTGCTCGACGGGAATTTGGCGGATGTCAACGTGGTCATGACGATTGCCGCCGGCCAAGTTGTGGCGGAGAACGGGCGGATGACCGCGGACTGGGAGCGTTATCCGATTCCTGAATCGGCTTTGAAAACGGTAAAGATGGAGCGGAAGCTGCATGCAGGGGATTTTGCGATTTCGGCTCCGATTGCCGATGGTAAAGCGGAGGTACGTGCGATTGAAGTCGTCGAAAATCATGTGGAGACGATTGAACGCCATTTATGGGTGAATGTGAAAAACAATACGGTCCTGCTTGATCCGGCAGACGGATTATGCAAAATGGCGGTGTTTGAGCGTCATGGCAAAGATGGCGGACATGCACTCGGGATACTCGCTGGGATCGGGTTCACGAAACCTGCGGCGATTGCGATGACCGTTGCCCATGACAGCCACAACCTGACCGTAATCGGCAATGATGATGAGTTGATGGCCCGTGCAGGCAATCTCGTAGCGGACATGCAGGGCGGCGTGGTCATGCTGACCGAAGATAGCATGTCCGAATTTCCGTTGGCGGTGGGCGGCATTATGTCCAACCAGCCTTTTGAAACGGTTGCCCGGCAGTCGGAAGGAATCAGCCAAGCGCTGATCGCGGCCGGATGCCCGCTGAACAACGCATTTATGACCCTGTCGCTGCTGGCGCTTGTCGTCATTCCCGAAATCCGCTTGTCGGATAAAGGCCTGGTCCGGATTTCCTCCGAAGGGATCGATATCGTACCGCTATTTATTACGCAAGCAGCCGAAAAATAG